The following proteins come from a genomic window of Drosophila sulfurigaster albostrigata strain 15112-1811.04 chromosome X, ASM2355843v2, whole genome shotgun sequence:
- the LOC133847743 gene encoding glutathione S-transferase theta-3: MSQSLKFYFDFLNQSSRALYIFLEASKIPFEAIPISMVKGEHLTGEFRDKVNRFRKLPAITDHGYQLSESVAIFRHLSREKLVPEHWYPRRQLGRSRTDEYLAWQQTNMDVACTDYFQQKWLIPHLQKTRASDNALNVAGKHLDGALNDFEQLFLSSHKFILGENISFADLSAICEIDQTKSVGFSAFKNRHKLSRWYDLVRDELGPYYKSVQEQFDAALKQSNQREQRQGEVQAQALKQ; this comes from the exons ATGTCGCAGTCATTGAAGTTCTATTTTGATTTCCTAAATCAATCCAGTCGGGCATTGTACATCTTTCTGGAGGCATCGAAAATCCCTTTCGAGGCGATTCCCATTTCCATGGTCAAAG GTGAGCATTTGACGGGTGAATTTCGTGATAAAGTCAATCGATTCCGCAAACTCCCCGCTATTACGGATCACGGCTATCAATTGTCCGAAAGTGTGGCCATATTCCGGCATCTGTCACGCGAGAAACTTGTGCCAGAACATTGGTATCCTCGTCGTCAATTGGGACGCAGCCGAACCGATGAGTATCTGGCTTGGCAGCAGACCAACATGGATGTGGCTTGTACCGATTACTTTCAGCAAAAGTGGCTAATTCCGCACCTGCAGAAAACGCGTGCATCCGACAATGCG CTTAATGTGGCTGGTAAGCATTTGGATGGCGCACTCAACGACTTTGAGCAATTATTCCTGAGTTCGCACAAGTTTATTTTGggtgaaaatatttcatttgcgGATCTAAGCGCTATTTGTGAAATTGATCAAACCA AAAGCGTTGGCTTTAGCGCCTTCAAGAATCGCCACAAGCTTTCACGCTGGTACGATCTTGTTCGCGATGAGTTGGGACCTTATTACAAGAGTGTTCAGGAGCAGTTTGATGCGGCTCTGAAGCAGAGCAATCAGCGGGAGCAGCGGCAAGGAGAAGTGCAAGCTCAGGCCTTGAAGCAGTGA